One window from the genome of Salvia miltiorrhiza cultivar Shanhuang (shh) chromosome 7, IMPLAD_Smil_shh, whole genome shotgun sequence encodes:
- the LOC130995975 gene encoding truncated transcription factor CAULIFLOWER A-like isoform X2 produces MGRGKVQLRRIENKINRQVTFSKRRGGLLKKAHEISVLCDAEVALIVFSHKGKLFEYSTDSCMDRILEKYERYSFAERQLVANEPQSPANWNLEHSKLKARIELLQRNHRHYMGEDLDSMNLKDIQNLEQQLDTALKNIRSRKNKLLLDSISELQQKEKAIQEQNTMLRKQIKEKEQEMAQQPWDQQHHSHRAPQHPPPPTPPFMMAPQFPCLNMGGVYNEGEAMEARRNELDLTLDSLYSCNLGCFAA; encoded by the exons atggggagaGGGAAAGTACAGCTGAGGAGGATAGAGAACAAGATCAACAGACAAGTGACTTTCTCAAAGAGGAGAGGTGGTTTGCTGAAGAAGGCGCATGAGATCTCTGTGCTCTGCGATGCAGAAGTCGCCTTGATTGTTTTCTCTCACAAGGgaaagctctttgagtattctacTGATTCTTG CATGGACAGGATTCTGGAGAAGTATGAGAGATACTCATTTGCAGAAAGACAACTAGTCGCCAACGAGCCTCAGTCGCCt GCTAATTGGAACCTAGAACACAGCAAACTAAAGGCGAGAATTGAACTCTTGCAGAGAAATCATAG GCACTATATGGGAGAAGATCTTGACTCAATGAACCTCAAAGATATTCAAAATCTAGAGCAACAGCTGGACACTGCACTCAAGAACATACGATCCAGaaaa AATAAACTTTTACTGGATTCCATCTCCGAGTTGCAGCAGAAG GAAAAAGCAATACAAGAGCAGAATACCATGCTAAGAAAGCAG attaAGGAGAAAGAACAGGAAATGGCCCAGCAGCCATGGGATCAGCAACACCACAGCCACCGAGCACCGCAgcatccgccgccgccgactcCGCCGTTCATGATGGCACCTCAATTCCCTTGCTTGAACATGGG AGGCGTGTACAACGAAGGAGAAGCAATGGAGGCTAGAAGAAATGAGCTTGATCTCACTCTTGATTCGCTCTACTCATGCAATCTCGGATGCTTTGCTGCTTGA
- the LOC130995975 gene encoding agamous-like MADS-box protein AP1 isoform X1, whose amino-acid sequence MGRGKVQLRRIENKINRQVTFSKRRGGLLKKAHEISVLCDAEVALIVFSHKGKLFEYSTDSCSMDRILEKYERYSFAERQLVANEPQSPANWNLEHSKLKARIELLQRNHRHYMGEDLDSMNLKDIQNLEQQLDTALKNIRSRKNKLLLDSISELQQKEKAIQEQNTMLRKQIKEKEQEMAQQPWDQQHHSHRAPQHPPPPTPPFMMAPQFPCLNMGGVYNEGEAMEARRNELDLTLDSLYSCNLGCFAA is encoded by the exons atggggagaGGGAAAGTACAGCTGAGGAGGATAGAGAACAAGATCAACAGACAAGTGACTTTCTCAAAGAGGAGAGGTGGTTTGCTGAAGAAGGCGCATGAGATCTCTGTGCTCTGCGATGCAGAAGTCGCCTTGATTGTTTTCTCTCACAAGGgaaagctctttgagtattctacTGATTCTTG CAGCATGGACAGGATTCTGGAGAAGTATGAGAGATACTCATTTGCAGAAAGACAACTAGTCGCCAACGAGCCTCAGTCGCCt GCTAATTGGAACCTAGAACACAGCAAACTAAAGGCGAGAATTGAACTCTTGCAGAGAAATCATAG GCACTATATGGGAGAAGATCTTGACTCAATGAACCTCAAAGATATTCAAAATCTAGAGCAACAGCTGGACACTGCACTCAAGAACATACGATCCAGaaaa AATAAACTTTTACTGGATTCCATCTCCGAGTTGCAGCAGAAG GAAAAAGCAATACAAGAGCAGAATACCATGCTAAGAAAGCAG attaAGGAGAAAGAACAGGAAATGGCCCAGCAGCCATGGGATCAGCAACACCACAGCCACCGAGCACCGCAgcatccgccgccgccgactcCGCCGTTCATGATGGCACCTCAATTCCCTTGCTTGAACATGGG AGGCGTGTACAACGAAGGAGAAGCAATGGAGGCTAGAAGAAATGAGCTTGATCTCACTCTTGATTCGCTCTACTCATGCAATCTCGGATGCTTTGCTGCTTGA